One part of the Mangrovibacillus cuniculi genome encodes these proteins:
- the dapF gene encoding diaminopimelate epimerase, translating into MMMYGPYIKCHGSKNDFFIVDERKYSIKWNENQRKEAALTLCDRTHSYGGADGILFVTESTVADAKYRVINADGSEASMCGNGLRCVARYVCEELGKESVVIETMKANLTCRKHEDISEGVETYGVEISPIVFDNDALPFNYKPSPFIQQPIDKLSKNLLFSAVAVPNPHLITFVDQEELNSNLQKEISEYVNGQNPLFPDGVNVSFVRVLSNNKLFVRTYERGVGFTNACGTAMSATVFVATVAKKVVPNTPITVITDKGMVQCLAHTSENPWVELIGNATFTSKGQWTYEEGKWEINQATSCEFDIKQYDNLEKKAAVLNIG; encoded by the coding sequence ATGATGATGTACGGACCTTATATTAAGTGTCATGGATCAAAAAACGATTTCTTTATTGTAGACGAAAGAAAGTATTCTATCAAATGGAATGAAAATCAAAGAAAAGAAGCTGCATTAACGTTATGCGACAGAACTCATTCATATGGTGGAGCTGACGGTATACTATTTGTAACAGAAAGTACTGTTGCAGACGCTAAGTACCGCGTAATAAATGCGGACGGTAGTGAGGCTTCTATGTGTGGAAATGGACTGCGATGCGTAGCTAGATATGTCTGTGAAGAACTAGGAAAAGAATCCGTTGTAATAGAGACTATGAAAGCAAATCTAACTTGCCGAAAGCATGAAGATATTTCTGAAGGTGTAGAAACTTACGGGGTAGAAATTTCTCCAATTGTTTTTGATAATGATGCACTACCTTTTAACTACAAACCTTCTCCTTTCATTCAACAACCTATTGACAAGTTATCAAAAAACTTATTATTCTCTGCTGTTGCGGTACCCAATCCTCATTTAATTACATTTGTTGATCAAGAGGAGCTTAACTCCAATTTACAAAAAGAAATCTCAGAATATGTGAATGGACAGAATCCATTATTTCCAGATGGGGTAAACGTTAGTTTTGTTCGAGTTTTATCAAATAACAAATTATTTGTTAGAACATACGAGAGAGGTGTAGGATTTACGAATGCTTGTGGAACTGCGATGTCAGCCACTGTATTTGTTGCAACAGTAGCAAAAAAGGTAGTTCCAAATACACCAATTACAGTAATAACGGATAAAGGCATGGTTCAATGCTTGGCTCATACTTCTGAAAACCCTTGGGTCGAGTTGATTGGCAACGCAACATTCACAAGTAAGGGACAATGGACTTATGAAGAAGGAAAGTGGGAAATAAATCAAGCTACTTCTTGTGAATTTGACATCAAGCAATATGACAATTTAGAAAAGAAAGCTGCTGTATTAAACATAGGTTAG
- a CDS encoding EAL and HDOD domain-containing protein, translating to MEVFVARQPIFNKNKDVYAYELLYRNNQDNTFPHIDGDQATTDVIINSFLNIGIDKLSNGLPCFVNFTENLLKLKLPTYFSPRDLVIEILESVEPSKEILSTIEELKRLGYKIALDDFILKDTNERYLKLLKSADYVKVDFVHSTLSERRQVEGLAKKLNIVLLAEKIESLDDYLDAIKHGYSLFQGYFFSKPFIVSSRDVPSYFQSYLPLLQYLTTTVPDVKVVATLIEKDLSLSYKLLKLINSPSFRPKHKISSIQQAIVLLGFIEVRKWIYVLAVRDQKSKLSGPSVELLKMSLMRGRMCELIASHNGERQSSSYFLTGLFSLMDVILGIPMESILEELPLQDDITDSLKGQQTKMNVVLSVVKQMEKGNVINSDQLSGRKNINNVYLNTFYKESAVWADQLLDPSLEEMVN from the coding sequence TTGGAGGTATTTGTTGCTAGACAACCAATATTCAATAAGAATAAAGATGTATATGCATATGAACTATTGTATAGAAATAATCAGGATAATACATTTCCTCACATTGATGGAGATCAAGCTACTACTGATGTGATAATCAATAGTTTTTTGAATATTGGTATAGACAAGCTCTCAAATGGTTTACCTTGCTTTGTTAACTTTACAGAAAATCTGTTGAAGTTAAAGTTACCTACTTATTTTTCTCCTCGAGATTTGGTAATCGAAATATTAGAGTCTGTAGAACCAAGTAAAGAGATCTTATCTACTATAGAAGAGCTAAAGAGATTAGGGTATAAGATTGCCTTGGATGATTTTATTCTAAAAGATACTAATGAACGTTACTTAAAACTTTTAAAGTCTGCAGATTATGTAAAGGTAGATTTTGTTCATTCGACCCTAAGTGAAAGAAGACAAGTGGAAGGTTTAGCAAAAAAGCTTAATATTGTATTATTAGCAGAAAAGATAGAATCACTTGATGACTATTTGGATGCAATAAAGCATGGGTATTCTCTTTTTCAAGGATACTTCTTTAGTAAACCATTCATTGTTTCATCAAGAGACGTACCATCCTATTTTCAATCTTACTTACCATTATTACAATATCTGACTACGACAGTTCCGGATGTAAAAGTTGTAGCAACTCTAATTGAAAAGGATTTATCGCTATCCTATAAACTTTTAAAACTAATTAATTCACCTTCATTCCGACCGAAACATAAAATAAGTTCTATTCAACAAGCTATCGTCTTACTAGGATTTATTGAGGTTCGTAAATGGATCTATGTGTTGGCTGTTAGAGATCAGAAGTCCAAATTATCGGGACCTTCTGTCGAACTGTTGAAAATGAGTTTAATGCGTGGAAGAATGTGCGAATTAATTGCATCACATAATGGGGAAAGACAAAGTTCTAGTTATTTCTTAACCGGTTTGTTTTCCTTGATGGATGTAATCTTAGGAATACCGATGGAATCTATATTAGAAGAATTGCCATTGCAAGATGATATAACTGATTCTTTAAAAGGGCAACAAACTAAAATGAACGTTGTTCTATCAGTTGTTAAACAGATGGAAAAAGGTAATGTAATCAACTCCGATCAATTAAGCGGAAGGAAAAATATAAATAATGTATATCTCAATACTTTTTACAAAGAATCTGCTGTTTGGGCAGATCAATTGTTAGATCCATCATTGGAGGAAATGGTCAATTAA
- a CDS encoding NCS2 family permease, with product MNKFFSLEAHDTTMKREILAGLIGYFTIVYIVIVNALILSDAGMPLDAAVMATIVTSGVSCIMMGIMSNSPIIIVPGMGINALFTYTLVHSMGLSWQEALAAVFVAGLFFTILTFTKATKIISESIPSSLKAGITIGLGLFLAFIGLESGGIIVRGEQSIVAIGSFSDPTVLATLASLVVTVFVFIRQTPGLFLWTIIAGVVFSFIFGVEMNAADQTTSIASFGDVFMAMSFDAIFTTAFWLAVFAMFMITTFENIGLVVGHAGMLGRPEIVRPALKANGISAMLSGIFGTSPTVATVETAAAITSGGRTGITTIVTGVLFFGTLFFLPVIGYIPSASIAPILIIIGTLMLAHAKDVNWSSFSESFPTALMIFVIPFTFSIADGIAMGFVAYPIIKWIEGKGKEVSRTMYIVSFLFLLAIVAQAIIH from the coding sequence ATGAATAAATTTTTCTCTTTAGAAGCGCATGACACTACAATGAAACGAGAGATCCTTGCTGGTCTCATTGGATATTTCACCATTGTTTACATTGTTATTGTAAATGCACTTATATTATCGGACGCAGGAATGCCTCTCGATGCAGCAGTAATGGCGACAATTGTCACTTCAGGTGTGAGTTGTATTATGATGGGAATCATGTCTAACAGTCCGATCATTATTGTTCCTGGAATGGGAATTAATGCACTGTTTACGTACACTTTAGTACATTCAATGGGACTGTCATGGCAAGAAGCGTTAGCAGCTGTATTTGTAGCAGGATTATTTTTTACTATCCTTACATTTACAAAAGCTACGAAAATCATCAGTGAATCCATTCCCTCTAGTTTGAAAGCAGGTATTACAATCGGTCTTGGATTGTTCCTTGCTTTTATCGGATTAGAAAGTGGTGGGATAATTGTACGAGGAGAGCAGAGTATCGTAGCAATTGGATCTTTTTCAGATCCTACTGTTTTAGCTACATTAGCTAGCTTGGTTGTTACTGTTTTTGTATTCATTCGTCAAACGCCAGGTTTATTCTTATGGACCATTATAGCTGGAGTGGTATTTTCTTTCATCTTTGGTGTGGAAATGAACGCTGCAGACCAAACGACTTCTATTGCTTCATTTGGCGACGTTTTTATGGCTATGTCTTTTGATGCCATTTTCACGACTGCTTTTTGGTTGGCTGTGTTTGCCATGTTTATGATTACGACATTTGAAAACATTGGATTAGTTGTTGGCCATGCAGGTATGTTAGGACGACCTGAGATTGTTCGTCCTGCTTTAAAAGCAAACGGAATATCTGCTATGCTATCTGGTATCTTCGGAACTTCTCCAACGGTAGCTACTGTAGAAACGGCAGCTGCTATCACATCAGGCGGAAGAACTGGTATAACGACAATTGTTACTGGAGTACTTTTCTTTGGAACTTTATTCTTTTTACCAGTAATCGGCTATATTCCAAGTGCTTCTATTGCACCTATCTTAATCATCATAGGTACGCTGATGTTAGCGCATGCGAAAGATGTGAATTGGTCGTCGTTTTCCGAATCCTTCCCTACAGCTTTAATGATATTCGTTATCCCGTTTACGTTTAGTATCGCAGACGGAATTGCGATGGGCTTTGTAGCTTATCCAATTATTAAGTGGATTGAGGGGAAAGGTAAGGAAGTTAGTAGGACAATGTATATCGTATCATTCCTATTCTTATTAGCGATTGTTGCGCAAGCAATCATTCACTAA
- the ribE gene encoding 6,7-dimethyl-8-ribityllumazine synthase, translating into MKKIVEGHLVGTGLNVAIVVGRFNEFITGKLLGGAEDAFKRHGVEEENVTVVWVPGAFEIPLVAKKLADSGKYDAVVTLGAVIRGATTHYDYVCNEVAKGVASAGMNSGVPVIFGVVTTDTIEQAIERAGTKAGNKGWEAAVSAIEMGNVLKQLG; encoded by the coding sequence ATGAAGAAAATTGTAGAAGGTCATTTAGTAGGTACTGGTTTAAATGTGGCGATTGTAGTAGGAAGATTTAATGAATTTATCACCGGAAAATTATTAGGCGGTGCTGAAGATGCATTTAAACGTCACGGAGTAGAGGAAGAAAATGTAACAGTTGTATGGGTACCAGGTGCCTTTGAAATTCCATTAGTAGCGAAAAAACTAGCTGATTCCGGAAAGTATGACGCTGTTGTAACATTAGGAGCTGTTATTCGCGGTGCGACAACTCACTATGATTATGTATGTAATGAGGTCGCAAAAGGGGTTGCCTCTGCTGGAATGAACAGTGGTGTACCAGTTATTTTTGGTGTTGTAACGACGGACACTATTGAACAAGCCATTGAGAGAGCAGGAACAAAAGCAGGAAACAAAGGTTGGGAAGCAGCTGTTAGTGCAATTGAAATGGGTAATGTATTAAAACAATTAGGATAA
- a CDS encoding bifunctional 3,4-dihydroxy-2-butanone-4-phosphate synthase/GTP cyclohydrolase II, giving the protein MFSTIEDALADLKQGKMIIVVDDEDRENEGDFVGIAELATPEMINTMAKEGRGLICAPITEQRAKELDLVPMTTNNTDPHGTAFTISVDHENSTTGISAFERSFTIQSLVAEDTKPIQLKRPGHIFPLVAREGGVIRRAGHTEAAVDLARLSGFKPGGIICEIMNEDGTMARLPDLQKLAVEKGYKLITIQDLIEYRRKHETWVTKEETIQLPTDFGNFKMVGFTSELDGKEHVALVKGDIQEGDTPLVRVHSECLTGDVFFSQRCDCGPQLHAAIKQIEESEKGVLLYLRQEGRGIGLINKLKAYKLQEQGLDTVQANESLGFKDDLRDYGMGAQMLYELGVRKMKLLTNNPRKITGLKGHGLEIVERVPIIMPSKEANQQYMETKKSKLGHLLQH; this is encoded by the coding sequence ATGTTTTCGACTATTGAAGATGCATTGGCTGATTTAAAACAAGGAAAAATGATTATCGTAGTTGATGATGAAGACCGTGAAAATGAAGGAGACTTTGTAGGAATTGCTGAACTAGCTACTCCTGAAATGATTAACACGATGGCCAAAGAAGGTAGAGGGTTAATTTGCGCTCCTATCACGGAACAAAGAGCAAAAGAATTAGACCTAGTACCAATGACGACCAATAATACAGACCCTCATGGTACAGCCTTTACAATTAGTGTCGATCACGAGAATTCTACCACAGGAATAAGCGCATTCGAGCGTTCATTTACGATTCAGTCATTAGTGGCAGAAGATACAAAACCAATTCAACTTAAACGACCAGGACATATCTTCCCTCTAGTTGCAAGAGAAGGTGGCGTCATTCGAAGAGCTGGTCATACAGAAGCTGCTGTCGACTTAGCGCGTTTATCAGGTTTTAAACCTGGAGGCATTATTTGTGAAATTATGAATGAAGATGGAACGATGGCTCGCCTACCAGACTTACAAAAATTAGCTGTTGAAAAAGGATATAAGTTGATTACCATTCAAGATTTAATAGAATATCGTCGTAAACATGAAACATGGGTAACAAAAGAAGAAACGATTCAATTGCCTACTGACTTTGGTAATTTTAAGATGGTTGGATTTACTAGCGAATTAGATGGAAAAGAACATGTTGCATTAGTAAAAGGTGATATACAAGAAGGTGACACTCCTCTTGTTCGAGTTCATTCAGAGTGTTTAACAGGTGATGTCTTCTTTAGCCAACGCTGTGATTGTGGGCCACAACTCCATGCTGCTATTAAACAAATTGAAGAATCGGAAAAAGGTGTATTGCTTTATCTTCGCCAAGAAGGTAGAGGAATTGGACTTATTAATAAGTTAAAAGCTTATAAACTTCAAGAACAGGGTCTTGATACGGTTCAAGCAAACGAATCATTAGGGTTTAAAGATGATTTAAGGGATTACGGAATGGGTGCGCAGATGTTATATGAGCTAGGAGTGCGCAAAATGAAGTTACTGACTAATAATCCTCGTAAGATTACAGGGCTAAAAGGACATGGATTAGAAATAGTAGAGCGTGTTCCTATCATAATGCCTTCAAAAGAAGCGAATCAACAGTATATGGAAACAAAAAAATCTAAGCTAGGTCATTTACTACAACATTAA